A genome region from Anopheles stephensi strain Indian chromosome 2, UCI_ANSTEP_V1.0, whole genome shotgun sequence includes the following:
- the LOC118503724 gene encoding protein FRA10AC1 homolog isoform X2, producing the protein MYHRNLAHLNPYELHKHLINEYMLTKPGATKLLQRDTSRDKTDHDVVRENHRFLWDEETVDSWEKQLAKKYYDKLFKEYCISDLSRYKENKVAMRWRIEKEVVVGKGQFVCGDRHCEERTGLRSWEVNFGYQEHGQKRNALVKLRLCPTCSDKLNYRSKKREIKRLKKRDRKAKPASGKRICDEAPTTSSGAKAIAEDNMTGEASHSTETDHISEVEEEKEGSSVPEVVEGSWSKGNEVEEKTREEEFDEFLEDLLL; encoded by the exons ATGTACCACCGAAATCTGGCCCACTTGAATCCGTACGAGCTGCACAAACATCTGATCAATGAGTACATGCTAACGAAACCGGGTGCTACCAAACTGCTGCAGCGTGATACTTCCCGCGACAAAACCGATCACGATGTGGTGCGCGAGAACCACCGATTCCTGTGGGATGAGGAAACGGTCGACAGTTGGGAAAAGCAGCTGGCCAAGAAGTACTATGACAAGCTGTTCAAGGAGTACTGCATTTCCGACCTGAGCCGGTACAAAGAGAACAAG GTTGCGATGCGATGGAGAATCGAGAAGGAAGTGGTCGTTGGCAAGGGCCAGTTTGTGTGCGGCGATCGGCACTGCGAGGAGCGGACTGGACTGCGCAGCTGGGAGGTGAACTTTGGATATCAGGAGCATGGCCAGAAAAGGAATGCACTGGTTAAGTTGC GATTATGCCCTACGTGTTCTGATAAGCTGAATTATCGATCTAAAAAGCGAGAAATTAAACGCCTTAAGAAGCGCGATCGTAAAGCGAAACCTGCCAGCGGTAAACGGATTTGCGATGAAGCTCCCACGACTAGCTCCGGTGCCAAAGCAATTGCCGAAGACAATATGACCGGCGAGGCGAGCCACAGCACGGAAACTGACCATATTTCGGAAGtggaagaggaaaaagaaggaTCCTCCGTACCGGAAGTGGTTGAAGGAAGTTGGAGTAAAG GGAatgaagtggaagaaaaaacacggGAAGAAGAATTTGATGAGTTTTTAGAGGATCTGTTGCTGTGA
- the LOC118503723 gene encoding adult enhancer factor 1-like isoform X1, protein MNFFIPNEVKREGIYLQHQLGPPLIHQQHHQLPQQSQHQLLGFPHPGMIVNLKKEEFDPYEKLPEGQAHNQQHVLQLQQQAQMVGLQQHLSAQMQSQLAAQQHQQQQQQQQQQQQQQQQQQQSQQQSQQQQQPPTPSQSQQQQQQTPQAQSSTATTASTTTTTTTTTTGTGKKKKKGKANRNIVIPQLPEGFIVKVKEEYTENYVRTVTKIPEVWWNQEQFIRTVKSPGKKERKYHDYNAVSEHQCDVCGKYFKDKYKLNYHVRIHVPELSHRCDVCGKVFAHQSTLHNHKRIHTGERAFKCLTCGKAFVQSSALSNHTKIHTGERPHECLICGISFIQKINLIYHIRIHNGERPYRCNICQKSFIQQSHIKNHMKVHKKDNPLDCSMCGKNYSDLNELTEHYSSHHTAELTFRCQACGKSFAQANHLKIHKKNFCNSKSN, encoded by the exons ATGAATTT CTTTATCCCGAATGAAGTGAAGCGCGAAGGGATTTACCTTCAGCATCAGCTCGGTCCGCCGCTAatccatcagcagcatcaccaaCTGCCCCAGCAGTCCCAGCATCAGCTGCTCGGCTTTCCGCATCCCGGCATGATCGTTAATTTGAAAAAGGAAGAGTTCGATCCGTACGAGAAGTTGCCGGAAGGGCAGGCGCATAATCAGCAGCATgtgctgcagctgcagcagcaggccCAGATGGTAGGACTGCAGCAGCATCTCTCTGCCCAGATGCAGTCTCAGCTTGCTgcacagcaacaccagcagcagcagcagcagcagcagcagcagcagcaacagcagcagcagcaacaacaatcgcaacaacagtcacagcagcagcaacagccgccAACACCGTCGCAatcccaacagcagcaacaacaaacacctCAGGCGCAATCCTCAACGGCAACCACTGCctcgacgacaacgacgacaacgaccaccaccaccggtacgggtaaaaagaaaaagaaaggcaaaGCGAACCGGAACATTGTAATCCCGCAGCTACCGGAAGGGTTCATCGTGAAGGTGAAGGAAGAGTACACGGAAAACTACGTCCGCACCGTGACGAAAATCCCCGAAGTATGGTGGAACCAG GAACAGTTCATCCGTACGGTCAAGTCGCCCGGCAAGAAGGAACGCAAGTACCACGACTACAACGCGGTCAGCGAGCACCAGTGCGATGTGTGCGGGAAGTATTTCAAGGATAAGTACAAGCTGAACTACCACGTGCGCATCCACGTGCCGGAACTGTCGCACCGGTGCGACGTTTGCGGCAAGGTGTTTGCGCACCAGTCGACGCTTCATAATCACAAGCGTATCCACACAG GTGAGCGTGCGTTCAAGTGTCTAACCTGCGGTAAGGCGTTCGTACAATCGTCGGCCCTGTCGAACCACACGAAAATACACACCGGCGAGCGGCCGCACGAGTGCCTGATCTGTGGCATTAGCTTCATCCAGAAGATCAACCTTATCTACCACATCCGCATACACAACGGCGAGCGTCCGTACCGGTGCAACATCTGCCAGAAGTCGTTCATCCAGCAGAGCCATATAAAGAACCACATGAAGGTGCACAAGAAGGACAATCCGCTCGATTGCAGCATGTGCGGTAAGAACTACAGCGATCTCAACGAGCTGACCGAACACTACTCGTCGCACCACACGGCCGAGCTGACCTTCCGCTGTCAGGCGTGCGGCAAATCCTTCGCCCAGGCCAACCATTTGAAGATTCACAAGAAAAACTTCTGCAACAGCAAGTCGAACTAA
- the LOC118503726 gene encoding phenoloxidase-activating factor 2-like — MYVGGGTLIHPRFVLTAAHIFNKTENLVARFGEWDLTREENALPKQNIYIDRNIIFHPEYNSVGLLNDIALARLKQDVSYDNHIRPICLPNPTDQFDGQLCTATGWGVEQQTNQYANLLKRVDLAIIPRQTCKQLFAVTRLGPFFRLHKSVLCAGAEEGLDMCDGDGGSGLFCPTESGSYVLAGIVSWGLSCHLQGVPGAYVNVAKFVSWINSTIEENV, encoded by the exons ATGTACGTCGGTGGCGGTACGCTGATACATCCTCGATTTGTGCTAACGGCTGCCCATATCTTTAACAAGACGGAGAATTTAGTCGCCCGGTTCGGCGAGTGGGATTTGACACGCGAAGAGAACGCCTTGCCAAAGCAG AATATTTACATTGATCGAAACATAATTTTTCATCCCGAGTACAACAGCGTGGGACTGTTGAATGATATAGCGTTAGCTAGGCTGAAGCAAGACGTGAGCTATGACAACCACATTCGTCCCATCTGCCTGCCCAATCCAACCGATCAGTTCGATGGCCAGCTGTGCACCGCGACCGGATGGGGTGTGGAGCAGCAAACGAACCAGTACGCGAACTTACTGAAACGTGTTGATCTGGCGATCATACCGCGGCAAACCTGTAAGCAGTTATTTGCGGTCACCCGACTTGGTCCCTTCTTTCGGCTTCACAAGAGTGTGCTTTGTGCTGGTGCCGAGGAAGGTTTAGATATGTGCGATGGAGATGGTGGTTCAGGGCTGTTCTGTCCCACGGAGTCTGGTTCGTACGTGCTGGCGGGCATCGTTTCCTGGGGTCTAAGTTGCCACCTGCAGGGCGTACCGGGCGCTTACGTGAATGTGGCCAAGTTTGTGTCATGGATTAATTCTACGATAGAGGAAAATGTTTGA
- the LOC118503724 gene encoding phenoloxidase-activating factor 2-like isoform X1, translating into MSTCFVWIAFTLLAFTYGQETEEDLKCAGGYCVSKHLCINSTYADVATLGQDTQLISLRLGLTIDDFDTCQDYLLVCCKSAPEASTEIPSSEVIIVPPPSTFDCGQFNENGLIYDLHHNDSLAQYAEFPWVVYILTEAKPSSPADSNFVCGGTLIHPRLVVTTAHNTERKTHLIARFGEWDISTTNEPYPQQEIRVKDVITHPDYVRNPIQHDIALLVLENSVQYRQHIRPICLPQPDDDFVGKRCISNGWGTDRGVYANVMKKIAVPVIPRAKCTRMLRLAGLGPYYQLREGFLCAGGEANVDMCKGDGGSPLACQTDSGTFVLGGIVSWGIGCGGFNLPGVYVAVNRYVNWINEHILELSLDAMDINLKL; encoded by the exons ATGAGCACGTGCTTTGTTTGGATTGCATTCACGCTATTAGCGTTCACCTACGGCCAAGAAACGGAAGAAGATCTG aAATGTGCCGGAGGATACTGCGTTTCGAAGCATCTTTGCATTAACTCTACGTACGCCGATGTTGCAACGCTTGGCCAGGATACGCAGCTCATAAGTCTGCGGCTTGGGCTTACTATAGATGATTTCGACACGTGTCAAGATTATCTTCTGGTATGCTGTAAGTCTGCCCCGGAAGCATCCACAGAAATTCCTAGCAGCGAG GTCATCATTGTACCACCGCCGTCCACCTTTGACTGTGGACAGTTTAACGAGAATGGATTGATTTACGACCTGCATCATAATGATTCGCTGGCGCAGTACGCCGAATTTCCCTGGGTGGTGTACATACTGACCGAGGCGAAACCATCTTCCCCGGCGGACAGTAACTTTGTATGCGGCGGCACCCTGATCCATCCACGGCTGGTGGTGACAACGGCTCACAAcacggaaagaaaaacgcatTTGATTGCACGGTTCGGCGAATGGGACATTAGCACCACAAACGAACCCTATCCGCAGCAG GAAATACGCGTGAAGGATGTCATCACACATCCCGACTATGTGCGCAATCCGATACAGCACGATATagcgctgctggtgctggagaACAGTGTGCAGTATCGTCAGCATATCCGACCCATTTGCCTACCCCAGCCGGATGATGATTTCGTCGGCAAACGTTGCATTTCCAATGGCTGGGGCACCGATCGGGGAGTGTATGCGAACGTGATGAAGAAAATAGCGGTTCCGGTAATCCCGCGCGCCAAGTGCACGCGGATGCTTCGTTTGGCTGGGCTTGGTCCGTACTATCAGCTTCGGGAAGGGTTCCTGTGTGCGGGCGGGGAAGCTAACGTCGACATGTGCAAAGGTGACGGTGGATCGCCACTCGCATGCCAAACGGACAGTGGAACGTTCGTGCTGGGTGGTATCGTGTCGTGGGGCATCGGTTGCGGGGGTTTCAATTTACCCGGCGTGTACGTTGCCGTTAACCGGTACGTCAATTGGATCAACGAGCACATCTTGGAACTGTCGTTGGATGCGATGGATATTAATTTGAAATTGTAA
- the LOC118503723 gene encoding adult enhancer factor 1-like isoform X2 — MNFFIPNEVKREGIYLQHQLGPPLIHQQHHQLPQQSQHQLLGFPHPGMIVNLKKEEFDPYEKLPEGQAHNQQHVLQLQQQAQMVGLQQHLSAQMQSQLAAQQHQQQQQQQQQQQQQQQQQQQSQQQSQQQQQPPTPSQSQQQQQQTPQAQSSTATTASTTTTTTTTTTGTGKKKKKGKANRNIVIPQLPEGFIVKVKEEYTENYVRTVTKIPEVWWNQFIRTVKSPGKKERKYHDYNAVSEHQCDVCGKYFKDKYKLNYHVRIHVPELSHRCDVCGKVFAHQSTLHNHKRIHTGERAFKCLTCGKAFVQSSALSNHTKIHTGERPHECLICGISFIQKINLIYHIRIHNGERPYRCNICQKSFIQQSHIKNHMKVHKKDNPLDCSMCGKNYSDLNELTEHYSSHHTAELTFRCQACGKSFAQANHLKIHKKNFCNSKSN, encoded by the exons ATGAATTT CTTTATCCCGAATGAAGTGAAGCGCGAAGGGATTTACCTTCAGCATCAGCTCGGTCCGCCGCTAatccatcagcagcatcaccaaCTGCCCCAGCAGTCCCAGCATCAGCTGCTCGGCTTTCCGCATCCCGGCATGATCGTTAATTTGAAAAAGGAAGAGTTCGATCCGTACGAGAAGTTGCCGGAAGGGCAGGCGCATAATCAGCAGCATgtgctgcagctgcagcagcaggccCAGATGGTAGGACTGCAGCAGCATCTCTCTGCCCAGATGCAGTCTCAGCTTGCTgcacagcaacaccagcagcagcagcagcagcagcagcagcagcagcaacagcagcagcagcaacaacaatcgcaacaacagtcacagcagcagcaacagccgccAACACCGTCGCAatcccaacagcagcaacaacaaacacctCAGGCGCAATCCTCAACGGCAACCACTGCctcgacgacaacgacgacaacgaccaccaccaccggtacgggtaaaaagaaaaagaaaggcaaaGCGAACCGGAACATTGTAATCCCGCAGCTACCGGAAGGGTTCATCGTGAAGGTGAAGGAAGAGTACACGGAAAACTACGTCCGCACCGTGACGAAAATCCCCGAAGTATGGTGGAACCAG TTCATCCGTACGGTCAAGTCGCCCGGCAAGAAGGAACGCAAGTACCACGACTACAACGCGGTCAGCGAGCACCAGTGCGATGTGTGCGGGAAGTATTTCAAGGATAAGTACAAGCTGAACTACCACGTGCGCATCCACGTGCCGGAACTGTCGCACCGGTGCGACGTTTGCGGCAAGGTGTTTGCGCACCAGTCGACGCTTCATAATCACAAGCGTATCCACACAG GTGAGCGTGCGTTCAAGTGTCTAACCTGCGGTAAGGCGTTCGTACAATCGTCGGCCCTGTCGAACCACACGAAAATACACACCGGCGAGCGGCCGCACGAGTGCCTGATCTGTGGCATTAGCTTCATCCAGAAGATCAACCTTATCTACCACATCCGCATACACAACGGCGAGCGTCCGTACCGGTGCAACATCTGCCAGAAGTCGTTCATCCAGCAGAGCCATATAAAGAACCACATGAAGGTGCACAAGAAGGACAATCCGCTCGATTGCAGCATGTGCGGTAAGAACTACAGCGATCTCAACGAGCTGACCGAACACTACTCGTCGCACCACACGGCCGAGCTGACCTTCCGCTGTCAGGCGTGCGGCAAATCCTTCGCCCAGGCCAACCATTTGAAGATTCACAAGAAAAACTTCTGCAACAGCAAGTCGAACTAA
- the LOC118503723 gene encoding adult enhancer factor 1-like isoform X3 codes for MNFFIPNEVKREGIYLQHQLGPPLIHQQHHQLPQQSQHQLLGFPHPGMIVNLKKEEFDPYEKLPEGQAHNQQHVLQLQQQAQMVGLQQHLSAQMQSQLAAQQHQQQQQQQQQQQQQQQQQQQSQQQSQQQQQPPTPSQSQQQQQQTPQAQSSTATTASTTTTTTTTTTGTGKKKKKGKANRNIVIPQLPEGFIVKVKEEYTENYVRTVTKIPEEQFIRTVKSPGKKERKYHDYNAVSEHQCDVCGKYFKDKYKLNYHVRIHVPELSHRCDVCGKVFAHQSTLHNHKRIHTGERAFKCLTCGKAFVQSSALSNHTKIHTGERPHECLICGISFIQKINLIYHIRIHNGERPYRCNICQKSFIQQSHIKNHMKVHKKDNPLDCSMCGKNYSDLNELTEHYSSHHTAELTFRCQACGKSFAQANHLKIHKKNFCNSKSN; via the exons ATGAATTT CTTTATCCCGAATGAAGTGAAGCGCGAAGGGATTTACCTTCAGCATCAGCTCGGTCCGCCGCTAatccatcagcagcatcaccaaCTGCCCCAGCAGTCCCAGCATCAGCTGCTCGGCTTTCCGCATCCCGGCATGATCGTTAATTTGAAAAAGGAAGAGTTCGATCCGTACGAGAAGTTGCCGGAAGGGCAGGCGCATAATCAGCAGCATgtgctgcagctgcagcagcaggccCAGATGGTAGGACTGCAGCAGCATCTCTCTGCCCAGATGCAGTCTCAGCTTGCTgcacagcaacaccagcagcagcagcagcagcagcagcagcagcagcaacagcagcagcagcaacaacaatcgcaacaacagtcacagcagcagcaacagccgccAACACCGTCGCAatcccaacagcagcaacaacaaacacctCAGGCGCAATCCTCAACGGCAACCACTGCctcgacgacaacgacgacaacgaccaccaccaccggtacgggtaaaaagaaaaagaaaggcaaaGCGAACCGGAACATTGTAATCCCGCAGCTACCGGAAGGGTTCATCGTGAAGGTGAAGGAAGAGTACACGGAAAACTACGTCCGCACCGTGACGAAAATCCCCGAA GAACAGTTCATCCGTACGGTCAAGTCGCCCGGCAAGAAGGAACGCAAGTACCACGACTACAACGCGGTCAGCGAGCACCAGTGCGATGTGTGCGGGAAGTATTTCAAGGATAAGTACAAGCTGAACTACCACGTGCGCATCCACGTGCCGGAACTGTCGCACCGGTGCGACGTTTGCGGCAAGGTGTTTGCGCACCAGTCGACGCTTCATAATCACAAGCGTATCCACACAG GTGAGCGTGCGTTCAAGTGTCTAACCTGCGGTAAGGCGTTCGTACAATCGTCGGCCCTGTCGAACCACACGAAAATACACACCGGCGAGCGGCCGCACGAGTGCCTGATCTGTGGCATTAGCTTCATCCAGAAGATCAACCTTATCTACCACATCCGCATACACAACGGCGAGCGTCCGTACCGGTGCAACATCTGCCAGAAGTCGTTCATCCAGCAGAGCCATATAAAGAACCACATGAAGGTGCACAAGAAGGACAATCCGCTCGATTGCAGCATGTGCGGTAAGAACTACAGCGATCTCAACGAGCTGACCGAACACTACTCGTCGCACCACACGGCCGAGCTGACCTTCCGCTGTCAGGCGTGCGGCAAATCCTTCGCCCAGGCCAACCATTTGAAGATTCACAAGAAAAACTTCTGCAACAGCAAGTCGAACTAA